One Thiocapsa sp. genomic window carries:
- a CDS encoding pitrilysin family protein, translating into MHRILFSLLLCLPALTLSAAETVHERTLDNGLKVLVKPDRRAPILISQVWYKVGSSYEYGGMTGVSHLLEHMMFKGTERLAPGEFSRIIAENGGEENAFTGRDYTAYFQSLANDRLEIAFELEAERMRNLALDPEEFVKELEVVKEERRTRTDDNPQSLTFERFNAVAYVASPYRIPVIGWAGDLEQASVEDLRDWYRLWYAPNNATLVVAGDVDPQEVFRLAEKHFGPLEPERIRPPKMQPEPEQLGAKRIVVKAPAQEPYLLMGYKAPALMDAEEAWEPYAFEVLTSVLDGGSSTRLERELVRGSQVASSASASYSAFGRLPGMFMLSGVPAKGQTIEQVEAALLAQIERVRNDLVDEGEMERVRNQLIADKVYERDSLFYQAMVLGQLETVGLGWELAETYVDKLAAITPEQVRAVAQKYLVPEKLTVGILDPQPMDDNQTARAPVALEMQTNVH; encoded by the coding sequence ATGCACCGAATCCTTTTCAGCTTGCTCTTGTGTCTGCCGGCGCTGACGCTGTCGGCGGCAGAGACCGTCCACGAACGCACGCTCGACAACGGGCTCAAGGTCCTGGTCAAACCCGACCGGCGCGCCCCGATCCTCATCTCGCAGGTCTGGTACAAGGTGGGATCGAGCTACGAGTACGGCGGGATGACCGGCGTCTCTCACCTGCTCGAGCACATGATGTTCAAGGGGACCGAGCGGCTCGCCCCGGGCGAGTTCTCGCGCATCATCGCGGAGAACGGCGGGGAGGAGAACGCCTTCACCGGGCGCGACTACACCGCTTACTTCCAGTCGCTGGCGAACGACCGCCTGGAGATCGCCTTCGAGCTCGAGGCCGAGCGCATGCGCAATCTCGCCTTGGACCCCGAGGAGTTCGTCAAGGAGCTGGAGGTCGTCAAGGAGGAGCGCCGCACGCGTACGGACGACAACCCTCAGTCCCTGACCTTCGAGCGCTTCAACGCCGTCGCCTACGTCGCCTCGCCCTACCGAATCCCGGTGATCGGCTGGGCCGGCGATCTGGAACAGGCGAGTGTCGAAGACCTGCGCGACTGGTACCGCCTCTGGTATGCCCCGAACAACGCGACCCTGGTCGTCGCGGGCGATGTCGATCCCCAGGAGGTCTTCCGCTTGGCCGAGAAGCACTTCGGCCCGCTCGAGCCCGAGCGGATCCGGCCGCCGAAGATGCAGCCCGAGCCCGAGCAGCTCGGGGCCAAGCGGATCGTCGTGAAGGCGCCCGCGCAAGAGCCCTATCTCCTGATGGGCTATAAGGCGCCGGCCCTGATGGACGCCGAAGAGGCCTGGGAGCCCTACGCCTTCGAGGTCTTGACCTCGGTCCTGGACGGCGGGAGCAGCACCCGCTTGGAGCGCGAGCTGGTGCGCGGCAGCCAAGTCGCGTCCTCGGCGAGCGCGAGCTACAGCGCCTTTGGTCGCCTGCCGGGCATGTTCATGCTGAGCGGCGTGCCGGCCAAGGGGCAGACGATCGAGCAGGTCGAAGCGGCGCTGCTCGCGCAGATCGAGCGCGTCCGAAACGATCTCGTCGACGAGGGCGAGATGGAGCGTGTCCGTAATCAGCTGATCGCCGATAAGGTCTACGAGCGCGACTCTCTCTTCTACCAGGCCATGGTCCTCGGCCAACTGGAGACGGTGGGCCTGGGTTGGGAGCTCGCCGAGACCTATGTCGACAAGCTTGCGGCGATCACCCCTGAGCAGGTCCGCGCCGTTGCGCAGAAGTACCTGGTCCCCGAAAAGCTCACCGTCGGTATCCTGGATCCGCAACCGATGGACGACAACCAAACCGCGCGCGCACCGGTTGCGCTGGAGATGCAGACCAATGTGCACTGA